The Enterobacter asburiae sequence TTGCAATGGCATCTTTTAGATTCGGGAGCAATCTATCGCGTGCTGGCGCTGGCTGCGCTGCATCATCATGTGGATGTCGCCTCTGAAGAAGCGCTGGTACCGCTGGCTGCGCATCTGGATGTGCGTTTTGTTTCCACCGATGGCAACCTGGAAGTGATTCTGGAAGGTGAAGACGTGAGCGGCGAAATCCGTACGCAGGAAGTCGCTAATGCGGCCTCTCAGGTGGCCGCTTTCCCACGCGTTCGCGAGGCGCTGCTACGTCGGCAGCGTGCGTTTCGTGAAGCCCCGGGTCTGATCGCTGACGGACGCGACATGGGAACCGTAGTATTTCCTGATGCACCAGTAAAAATTTTCCTTGATGCCTCTTCGGAAGAGCGTGCTCAACGCCGCATGCTTCAGTTGCAGGAAAAGGGGTTTAGTGTTAACTTTGATCGCCTTTTATCCGAGATAAAAGAGCGCGATGACCGCGATCGTAACCGCGCCGTCGCACCACTTGTTCCTGCAGAAGATGCTTTAGTACTGGATTCAACCAGTTTAACTATTGAGCAAGTGATTGAAAAAGCGCTACAATATGCGCGCCAAAAACTGGCACTCGCGTAATTGCGACCGATTTAGCAGTACCCCCGCTGCAATGGACTGACGGCGGGTATGTGAAACAACCCCATCCGGCACGGAGCCAGGTGGACGTTAATATTAACCTGAAGATTAAACATGACTGAATCTTTTGCTCAACTGTTTGAAGAATCCTTAAAAGAAATCGAAACCCGTCCGGGTTCCATCGTTCGCGGTGTTGTTGTTGCTATCGACAAAGACGTAGTACTGGTTGACGCCGGTCTGAAATCTGAGTCCGCCATTCCGGCTGAGCAGTTCAAAAACGCCCAGGGCGAGCTGGAAATCCAGGTTGGTGACGAAGTTGACGTTGCTCTGGACGCAGTAGAAGACGGCTTCGGCGAAACCCTGCTGTCTCGTGAGAAAGCTAAACGTCACGAAGCATGGATCACGCTGGAGAAAGCTTACGAAGAAGCTGAAACTGTGGTCGGTGTTATCAACGGCAAAGTTAAAGGTGGCTTCACTGTTGAGCTGAATGGTATTCGTGCGTTCCTGCCAGGTTCACTGGTAGACGTTCGTCCAGTCCGTGACACCCTGCACCTCGAAGGCAAAGAGCTTGAGTTCAAAGTAATCAAGCTGGACCAGAAGCGTAACAACGTTGTTGTTTCCCGTCGTGCCGTTATCGAATCCGAAAACAGCGCAGAACGCGATCAGCTGCTGGAAAACCTGCAGGAAGGCATGGAAGTCAAAGGTATCGTTAAGAACCTCACTGACTACGGCGCATTCGTTGACCTGGGCGGCGTTGATGGCCTGCTGCACATCACCGACATGGCGTGGAAACGCGTTAAGCACCCAAGCGAAATCGTGAACGTGGGCGACGAAATCACTGTTAAAGTGCTGAAGTTCGACCGCGAGCGTACTCGTGTATCCCTCGGCCTGAAACAGCTGGGCGAAGATCCATGGGTAGCTATCGCTAAGCGTTACCCAGAAGGTACTAAACTGACTGGTCGCGTAACCAACCTGACCGACTACGGCTGCTTCGTTGAAATCGAAGAAGGCGTTGAAGGCCTGGTGCACGTTTCCGAAATGGACTGGACCAACAAAAACATCCACCCATCCAAAGTTGTTAACGTTGGTGATGTAGTGGAAGTGATGGTTCTGGATATCGACGAAGAACGTCGTCGTATCTCCCTGGGCCTGAAACAGTGCAAAAACAACCCATGGCAGCAGTTCGCGGAAACCCACAACAAGGGCGACCGTGTTGAAGGTAAAATCAAGTCTATCACTGACTTCGGTATCTTCATCGGCCTGGACGGCGGCATCGATGGCCTGGTTCACCTGTCTGACATCTCCTGGAACGTTGCAGGCGAAGAAGCAGTTCGTGAATACAAAAAAGGCGACGAAATCGCTGCAGTTGTTCTGCAGGTTGACGCAGAGCGTGAGCGTATCTCCCTGGGCGTTAAACAGCTCGCAGAAGATCCGTTCAACAACTGGGTTGCACTGAACAAGAAAGGCGCAATCGTAAACGGTAAAGTGACTGCAGTTGACGCTAAAGGCGCAACCGTAGAACTGGCTGACGGCGTTGAAGGTTACCTGCGCGCTTCTGAAGCTTCACGTGACCGCGTTGAAGATGCCACTCTGGTTCTGAACGTTGGCGACGACGTTGAAGCTAAGTTCACCGGTGTTGACCGTAAGAACCGTGCAATCAGCCTGTCTGTTCGTGCTAAAGACGAAGCTGATGAGAAAGATGCAATCGCAACTGTTAACAAACAGGAAGATGCAAACTTCTCTAACAACGCAATGGCTGAAGCTTTCAAAGCAGCTAAAGGCGAGTAATATCAGGTTCTCGGCATCATTTGAGCTGTAACGCATTTACAGCGCGAAGGATGAGGAGCAGACTTGACAGATTGCAGGATTCGTCCTGTAATCAATAACAAAGGGCGGCTACGGCCGCCCTTGTTTAATGAGCTGTTCAGCTAATTGGTTTGAAAGGAACCGGAGGAATCATGACCAAGTCAGAATTGATTGAAAGACTTGCCAGTCAGCAACCGCATATCCCTGCCAAGGCAGTGGAAGATGCCGTAAAAGAGATGCTGGAGCATATGGCCTCCACTCTTGCCCAGGGCGAGCGCATTGAAATCCGCGGTTTCGGTAGTTTTTCTCTGCACTATCGTGCTCCACGTACCGGGCGTAACCCGAAAACTGGTGATAAAGTCGAGCTGGAAGGTAAGTACGTTCCACACTTTAAGCCGGGTAAAGAGCTGCGCGATCGCGCCAATATTTACGGCAACTGAGTTTAGCCAGCCGGTTAAACTGGGTTCGAAAGAAAGCACCTGCGGGTGCTTTTTTTGTACCCGTCGCTTTCTTTCTGAAGGTGCCTCGCATTTTCCGTTTCGTTTTCTGTAACGCATAAAATACATTGCTGCGCTTGCTGTAAATCGCATCCTTCTTACCTGACGACCCGCACCACCCGCTAGCATACTGCCACCCTGAAACAGGGAGGTAGCAATGGGAATTCCCGCTTTAGGTATCTGCGCCATTCTGGCGATAGCCCCGTTACTCTGGTTACCCGAACTGCCATCGCGTTATACCGTGTGGATAATGATGGCTGGCGGGGCTGCACTGGCCGCACGCCAAAACATACGGCTTAAGTATGTGGGGCTTACGCTGCTCTTTTGCGTGTGGGGCATTCTGGCTGCGCAAGAGAGCGTCTGGCCGATGCAGCATTTAACCACAGGTGCCGTACAGGCCGAGGTAGAAATCTCCACCACTGATGGTGCCACTGTGCATCAGGGAAAAATACTCACCGTTGATGGCCAACGCTGGTGGGCGTCAACGGGCGTAACGCTTTATGGTCATTATCTGCCGCAGAAAGCGTGCGCCGGTCAGCGCTGGGCAATGACCCTCAGGCTCAGGCCGGCTCACGGCGAACTGAACGACGGAGGGTATGATCCCCAGCGCAGCGCTATTGCCCGCCATCAAACGCTGAGCGGGCGCTTTACCCATGCAGAACTCGTCGATGGGCGTTGCAGTCTGCGAGCGCAATACCTGACGTCGCTGCAAAACCGACTTTCTGCATATCGCTGGGGCGCAGTGATCCTCGGGCTGGGGATGGGGGAACGTCTGGATGTTCCAGAAGAAATAAAAGACCTGATGCGTGAAACCGGCACGCTGCATCTGATGGCGATTTCGGGCCTGCATATCGCGCTGGCGGCCTCCATCGTCTGGTTGCTCACGCGCGGGCTTCAGTTTTTATTACCTTGCCATCGTGTCCACTGGCAAATGCCTCTGCTGGCCGGGTTATGCTTTGCCGCTTTCTACGCCTGGCTGACCGGCCTGCAGCCGCCCGCGCTACGCACGGTCATCGCACTTGCCGTGCTGGCGGCACTGCGCATCGGTGCCCGGCAGTGGTCTCCCTGGCAGGTGTGGATCTGCTGTGTCGCGGCGATCCTGATAAGCGATCCCTTAGCCATGCTATCGCAGAGTCTGCTTCTGTCTGCATTTGCCGTCGCCGCGCTGATTTTCTGGTTTCAGTGGCTACCGCTTCCTGACTGGCAACGGGCTCGACGTATTCGGCCGCTGCTGAACCTTCTCTATCTTCAGGTCGGCATGCTGTTGCTTCTCATGCCGTTACAGGTTCTGATTTTCCATGGCTTTAGCATTTCATCGTTGATCGCCAATCTCTTTGCCGTTCCGCTGGTGACGTTTGTCTGCGTACCGCTGATTTTACTTGGCATGCTGCTCCATCTGCTGCCACTGGCGGGGCTGGAAAGCGGCATCTGGTATACGGCCGATAAGGCGCTTGCCGGGTTGTTCTGGCTGCTGATGCGCCTGCCAGACGGCTGGCAGAGTGTGGATCAACGCTGGCAATACATAACGTTACTGCCCTGGCTTATCATCATCGGCTGGCGTTTTCGTGCCTGGAAAACCGTTCCTGCCGTTTGTCTGGCTGGAAGTGTCTTACTGGCTTTTCCCCTCTGGCGAACGGCGAAAAGCGACGCATGGACGCTACATATGCTGGATGTAGGGCAGGGGCTGGCAATGGTCATTGAACGGCAGGGTAAAGCCATTCTCTATGACACCGGGCTCGCCTGGCCGGGCGGGGATAGCGCGCAGCGGTTAATCATACCGTGGCTGCGCTGGCATCACCTGCGGCCAGAGGGGGTTATTCTCAGCCATGAGCACCTCGACCATGCGGGAGGCCTTGCATCGCTACAAAAAGCATGGCCTGAGATATGGGTAAGAAGTCCGCTGCGCCTGGCGGGGCATCTTCCCTGTTTTCGTGGGCAAAAATGGCGATGGCAGGGGTTAACCTTCTCCGTCCACTGGCCTCCTGAAAATTATCCGGCTCAGGGGAACAATCACTCCTGCGTGGTAAAAATTGACGACGGCGAGCAGAGCGTTCTGCTGACGGGAGACATTGAAGCACAGGCAGAACAGGCTATGCTTAGCCATTACTGGAAACATCTTACGTCAACACTCATACAGGTACCGCATCACGGCAGCAATACCTCGTCATCTTTGCCGCTGGTACAGCGGGTGGATGGACAGATTGCGCTGGATTCAGCGGCCCGCTACAACGCATGGCGGTTCCCGTCGGTTAAAGTGGTCCGGCGTTATCGAAAAGAGGGGTATATCTGGCACGATACCCCCCATTCCGGGCAAATATCGGTGACGTTTTCGCACCATCGCTGGCAAATCCGGCTCTTGCGGGATCAATTTTTACCACGTTGGTATCATCAGTGGTTTGGCGCGCCCGTAGATAACGGGTAGAATATGCGGCTATTTCAACAAATGCTGGTTTTTTGAATGCATAACGACAAAGATCTCTCCACGTGGCAAACCTTCCGCCGACTCTGGCCGATGATTGCACCTTTTAAAGCAGGCCTGATCGTGGCGGGTGTAGCGTTAATTCTCAACGCAGCCAGCGATACTTTTATGTTATCGCTCCTCAAACCGTTACTGGATGACGGTTTTGGTAAAACGGATCGCTCAGTGTTGCTATGGATGCCTCTGGTGGTTATCGGGCTGATGATCTTACGTGGTATCACCAGCTATATCTCCAGCTACTGCATCTCCTGGGTTTCCGGGAAAGTGGTTATGACCATGCGCCGTCGTCTGTTCAGCCACATGATGGGCATGCCGGTCTCATTCTTTGACAAGCAGTCTACCGGGACGCTGCTGTCCCGCATCACCTACGACTCAGAGCAGGTAGCCTCCTCGTCCTCAAGCGCACTGATTACCGTCGTGCGTGAAGGGGCGTCGATCATCGGCCTGTTCGCGATGATGTTCTATTACAGCTGGCAGCTGTCGATCATCCTTATCGTTCTGGCGCCGATAGTTTCTATTGCTATCCGTGTCGTCTCGAAGCGCTTCCGCAATATCAGTAAAAATATGCAGAACACCATGGGGCAGGTGACGACCAGCGCAGAGCAGATGCTGAAAGGGCATAAAGAAGTGTTGATCTTCGGCGGTCAGGAAGTCGAAACCAAACGCTTTGACAAAGTCAGCAACAAAATGCGTCTGCAGGGGATGAAGATGGTCTCGGCCTCTTCCATCTCTGACCCGATCATTCAGCTGATTGCCTCACTGGCGCTGGCGTTCGTTCTCTATGCGGCAAGCTTCCCGAGCGTAATGGAGACACTGACGGCGGGTACCATCACCGTGGTCTTCTCCTCTATGATCGCCCTGATGCGCCCGCTGAAATCCCTGACGAACGTGAACGCCCAGTTCCAGCGCGGGATGGCCGCCTGCCAGACGCTGTTCAGCATTCTGGATTCCGAACAGGAAAAAGACGAAGGTAAACGCGAGGTAGAGCGTGCGCGCGGCGACGTTGAGTTCCGCAACGTGACCTTCACCTATCCAGGCCGCGAAACGCCGGCTCTGCGCAATATCAACCTGACGATTCCGGCAGGTAAAACCGTTGCGCTGGTAGGCCGCTCCGGCTCCGGTAAATCCACCATTGCCAGCCTCATCACCCGTTTCTACGACATTAACGAAGGTGAGATCCTGCTGGATGGCCACGACCTGCGGGAGTACACCCTGCAGTCGCTGCGTAACCAGGTTGCGCTGGTTTCTCAGAACGTGCATCTCTTCAACGATACGGTTGCCAACAACATTGCTTATGCGCGCACTGACGAGTACAGCCGCGAGCAGATTGAGAACGCCGCGCGTATGGCCTATGCAATGGACTTTATCAACAAGATGGATAACGGTCTGGATACGATAATCGGTGAAAACGGCGTACTGCTCTCCGGCGGTCAACGCCAGCGTATCGCCATTGCGCGCGCGCTGCTGCGCGATAGCCCGATTCTGATCCTGGACGAAGCAACCTCTGCTCTGGATACGGAATCTGAACGCGCGATTCAGTCGGCGCTGGATGAACTGCAGAAGAACCGTACTTCGCTGGTGATTGCGCACCGTCTGTCCACTATTGAGCAGGCGGATGAGATCGTCGTGGTTGAGGACGGCATCATTGTTGAACGCGGAAGCCATGCTGATCTGCTGGAACACCGCGGCGTTTACGCCCAGCTTCATAAGATGCAGTTCGGCGAATGATTGCACGCATCTGGTCCGGTGAATCCCCGCTGTGGCTGCTGCTTTTGCCGCTTTCCTGGCTGTACGGCCTGGTGAGCGGCACTATTCGCCTGTTTTACCGTCTGGGGATCAAGCGCGCCTGGCGCGCGCCGGTGCCGGTTGTAGTGGTGGGTAACCTCACGGCGGGCGGCAACGGCAAAACGCCGGTGGTGATCTGGCTGGTAGAGCAGTTGCAAAAGCGCGGTATTCGCCCCGGCGTGGTGTCGCGCGGCTATGGTGGCAAAGCGGCGCATTACCCATTGCTGCTGTCGGCGGAAACCACGACCGCAGAAGCGGGGGATGAGCCAGTATTGATTTTCCAGCGTACCGGCGCGCCGGTTGCGGTCTCCCCGGTCCGCAGCGACGCCGTTCAGGCACTGCTTGCCGAACAGGCGGTACAAATCATCATCACTGACGATGGCCTGCAGCATTACGCTCTGGCGCGTGATAAAGAGATTGTGGTTATTGACGGCGTTCGCCGTTTCGGCAACGGCTGGTGGCTGCCTGCTGGCCCCATGCGCGAACGCGCTTCGCGACTGAAGTCCGTTGATGCAGTGATTGTGAACGGTGGTGAGGCAAAATCGGGTGAAATCCCGATGAACCTGCAGCCGGGTCTGGCGGTCAACCTGGCGACGGGTGAACGCCGGTCGGTTGCTGAGCTACCTTCACTGGTGGCGATGGCGGGAATTGGTCATCCGCCGCGCTTCTTCGCGACGCTGGAGCAGTGTGGCGCCCGGCTTGAAAAACGCGTTCCGCTGGCCGACCATCAGGCGCTGGTGGAAGGGCAGGTGGATGCCCTGACCGTGCCCGGACAGTCGCTGATCATGACCGAAAAAGATGCGGTGAAATGCCGTGCCTTTGCGAAAGAAAACTGGTGGTACCTGCCGGTTGACGCTGAACTCAGCGGCGAAAAGCCGGAACAATTGCTCAAGGAACTGATTGCGTTGGTGCAGTAGAGACTTACGCGGTTCTGGTGGCGCTTTGACTGACAGGAAAACGCATGTCTTTACCGCAACTCTCGCTTTCAGCCGCACGTCATTTACACCTTGCCGCGCAGGGGCTGCTCAAAAAGCCCCGCCGCCGCGCGCAGCCTGCCGATATCCTCTCTACCGTCCAGCGCATGTCGCTGCTCCAAATCGACACCATTAATATTGTGGCCCGTAGCCCTTACCTGGTGCTGTTTAGCCGTCTGGGAAGTTATCCTTCGCAGTGGCTGGATGAGGCGCTCTCCAAAGGGGAGCTGATGGAGTACTGGGCGCACGAAGCCTGCTTCCTGCCCCGCAGCGACTTTGCCCTGGTGCGCCACCGTATGCTTGCCCCGGAAAAGATGGGCTGGAAATACCGGCAGGCGTGGATGCAGGAACACGCGGCCGAAATAGAGCAGCTTATCAGCCATATTCAGGAAAAAGGCCCCGTTCGCTCCGCTGATTTTGAACATCCCCGCAAAGGTGCAAGCGGCTGGTGGGAGTGGAAACCGCACAAGCGTCATCTGGAAGGGTTATTCACGTCAGGCAAAGTCATGGTCATTGAACGGCGTAATTTTCAGCGCGTTTATGACCTGACGCATCGCGTGATGCCCCACTGGGACGACGAGCGCGACATGCTTACTCAGGAGGCCGCCGAAGCCATCATGCTGGAAAACAGCGCCCGCAGCCTGGGTATTTTCCGTGCGCAATGGCTGGCAGATTATTACCGCCTTCGCCAGCCCGCGCTGAAGCCGCTGCTGGAGATATGGCAGCGCGAACAGCGAGTCATTCCCGTCACGGTGGAAACGCTGGGAGAAATGTGGCTGCATGCGGATCTCCTCCCTCTGCTGCCCGAGGCCCTGGAGGGGAAACTCCGGGCAACGCACAGCGCGGTGTTGTCACCTTTCGATCCGGTGGTCTGGGACAGAAAGCGCGCTGAGCAGCTATTCGATTTCAGCTACCGGCTGGAGTGCTATACCCCGGCGCCAAAGCGGCAGTACGGCTATTTTGTTTTACCGCTGCTGCACAAGGGGCAACTGGTCGGCCGCATGGATGCCAAAATGCACCGCAAGACCGGCACGCTGGAAGTCATTGCGCTTTATCTGGAAGAGGGCGTCAGGGTCACTGCGAGCCTGGAAAAAGGGCTAACCTCCGCCATTAGCGAGTTCGCGCGTTGGCAGGGAGCTCACGACGTGACGCTTGGCCGGGCACCTGACGGGTTATTCACATCCTGTCGAAGTGGCTGGGAAACAGGCACTCCCTGAAAAGGGAATGTGTTAAGCTTTAGCGATTACCCATACGGAGGAACTATGGATCACCGTTTACTTGAAATTATTGCCTGCCCGGTATGCAACGGCAAACTCTACTACAGCCAGGATAAACAGGAGCTGATTTGCAAGCTGGACAGTCTGGCCTTCCCGCTGCGTGACGGCATTCCGGTATTGCTGGAAAACGAAGCCCGTTCCCTGGTGGCAGAAGAGAGCAAACCATGAGTTTTGTCGTCATTATTCCTGCGCGTTATGCCTCAACGCGTCTGCCGGGTAAACCTCTGGTGGATATCAACGGCAAGCCGATGATTGTGCATGTCCTTGAGCGGGCGCGTGAGTCCGGTGCCGACCGCATTATCGTTGCAACCGACCATCCTGATGTCGCCCGCGCGGTTGAAGCCGCAGGCGGTGAGGTGTGCATGACCCGCGCCGATCACCAGTCCGGCACCGAGCGTCTGGCGGAAGTGGTTGAGAAGTGTGGTTTCAGTGACGATACGGTCATCGTAAACGTGCAGGGCGACGAGCCGATGATCCCGGCGGTTATTATCCGTCAGGTGGCGGAGAATCTGGCGCAGCGCCAGGTCGGTATGGCGACGCTCGCGGTGCCCATTCACCACGCTGAAGAGGCATTTAATCCGAATGCGGTGAAGGTTGTCATGGATGCCGAAGGCTACGCGCTCTATTTCTCGCGCGCCACGATCCCCTGGGATCGCGATCGCTTTGCGGTATCAAAAGAGACCATCGGTGATTCCTTCCTGCGTCATATTGGGATCTACGGCTATCGCGCCGGCTTTATTCGTCGCTATGTTGCCTGGGCGCCGAGCCCGCTGGAGCATATCGAAATGCTGGAGCAGCTTCGCGTCCTCTGGTATGGCGAAAAAATCCACGTTGCCGTTGCCCGCGAAGTACCGGGAACGGGTGTTGATACGCCGGAAGATCTTGAGCGCGTCCGCGCCGAGCTGCGCTAATCCCGCCTGCATCCCTCCTTTCGGGGGGATGTCCTCTCCCCGCTAATTCCCCTTTCTTTACCCTAATTGATCTCTTCCGGGTGACATCTTCACGCTGTGCGCTCATTATAAAAGCAGTAGTCTTAATGGGGGTAATCTCATATGG is a genomic window containing:
- the kdsB gene encoding 3-deoxy-manno-octulosonate cytidylyltransferase, with amino-acid sequence MSFVVIIPARYASTRLPGKPLVDINGKPMIVHVLERARESGADRIIVATDHPDVARAVEAAGGEVCMTRADHQSGTERLAEVVEKCGFSDDTVIVNVQGDEPMIPAVIIRQVAENLAQRQVGMATLAVPIHHAEEAFNPNAVKVVMDAEGYALYFSRATIPWDRDRFAVSKETIGDSFLRHIGIYGYRAGFIRRYVAWAPSPLEHIEMLEQLRVLWYGEKIHVAVAREVPGTGVDTPEDLERVRAELR
- the cmk gene encoding (d)CMP kinase, with product MTAIAPVITIDGPSGAGKGTLCKAMAEALQWHLLDSGAIYRVLALAALHHHVDVASEEALVPLAAHLDVRFVSTDGNLEVILEGEDVSGEIRTQEVANAASQVAAFPRVREALLRRQRAFREAPGLIADGRDMGTVVFPDAPVKIFLDASSEERAQRRMLQLQEKGFSVNFDRLLSEIKERDDRDRNRAVAPLVPAEDALVLDSTSLTIEQVIEKALQYARQKLALA
- the ihfB gene encoding integration host factor subunit beta; its protein translation is MTKSELIERLASQQPHIPAKAVEDAVKEMLEHMASTLAQGERIEIRGFGSFSLHYRAPRTGRNPKTGDKVELEGKYVPHFKPGKELRDRANIYGN
- the lpxK gene encoding tetraacyldisaccharide 4'-kinase, with translation MIARIWSGESPLWLLLLPLSWLYGLVSGTIRLFYRLGIKRAWRAPVPVVVVGNLTAGGNGKTPVVIWLVEQLQKRGIRPGVVSRGYGGKAAHYPLLLSAETTTAEAGDEPVLIFQRTGAPVAVSPVRSDAVQALLAEQAVQIIITDDGLQHYALARDKEIVVIDGVRRFGNGWWLPAGPMRERASRLKSVDAVIVNGGEAKSGEIPMNLQPGLAVNLATGERRSVAELPSLVAMAGIGHPPRFFATLEQCGARLEKRVPLADHQALVEGQVDALTVPGQSLIMTEKDAVKCRAFAKENWWYLPVDAELSGEKPEQLLKELIALVQ
- a CDS encoding winged helix-turn-helix domain-containing protein; translated protein: MSLPQLSLSAARHLHLAAQGLLKKPRRRAQPADILSTVQRMSLLQIDTINIVARSPYLVLFSRLGSYPSQWLDEALSKGELMEYWAHEACFLPRSDFALVRHRMLAPEKMGWKYRQAWMQEHAAEIEQLISHIQEKGPVRSADFEHPRKGASGWWEWKPHKRHLEGLFTSGKVMVIERRNFQRVYDLTHRVMPHWDDERDMLTQEAAEAIMLENSARSLGIFRAQWLADYYRLRQPALKPLLEIWQREQRVIPVTVETLGEMWLHADLLPLLPEALEGKLRATHSAVLSPFDPVVWDRKRAEQLFDFSYRLECYTPAPKRQYGYFVLPLLHKGQLVGRMDAKMHRKTGTLEVIALYLEEGVRVTASLEKGLTSAISEFARWQGAHDVTLGRAPDGLFTSCRSGWETGTP
- the msbA gene encoding lipid A ABC transporter ATP-binding protein/permease MsbA, translated to MHNDKDLSTWQTFRRLWPMIAPFKAGLIVAGVALILNAASDTFMLSLLKPLLDDGFGKTDRSVLLWMPLVVIGLMILRGITSYISSYCISWVSGKVVMTMRRRLFSHMMGMPVSFFDKQSTGTLLSRITYDSEQVASSSSSALITVVREGASIIGLFAMMFYYSWQLSIILIVLAPIVSIAIRVVSKRFRNISKNMQNTMGQVTTSAEQMLKGHKEVLIFGGQEVETKRFDKVSNKMRLQGMKMVSASSISDPIIQLIASLALAFVLYAASFPSVMETLTAGTITVVFSSMIALMRPLKSLTNVNAQFQRGMAACQTLFSILDSEQEKDEGKREVERARGDVEFRNVTFTYPGRETPALRNINLTIPAGKTVALVGRSGSGKSTIASLITRFYDINEGEILLDGHDLREYTLQSLRNQVALVSQNVHLFNDTVANNIAYARTDEYSREQIENAARMAYAMDFINKMDNGLDTIIGENGVLLSGGQRQRIAIARALLRDSPILILDEATSALDTESERAIQSALDELQKNRTSLVIAHRLSTIEQADEIVVVEDGIIVERGSHADLLEHRGVYAQLHKMQFGE
- a CDS encoding ComEC family protein; this translates as MGIPALGICAILAIAPLLWLPELPSRYTVWIMMAGGAALAARQNIRLKYVGLTLLFCVWGILAAQESVWPMQHLTTGAVQAEVEISTTDGATVHQGKILTVDGQRWWASTGVTLYGHYLPQKACAGQRWAMTLRLRPAHGELNDGGYDPQRSAIARHQTLSGRFTHAELVDGRCSLRAQYLTSLQNRLSAYRWGAVILGLGMGERLDVPEEIKDLMRETGTLHLMAISGLHIALAASIVWLLTRGLQFLLPCHRVHWQMPLLAGLCFAAFYAWLTGLQPPALRTVIALAVLAALRIGARQWSPWQVWICCVAAILISDPLAMLSQSLLLSAFAVAALIFWFQWLPLPDWQRARRIRPLLNLLYLQVGMLLLLMPLQVLIFHGFSISSLIANLFAVPLVTFVCVPLILLGMLLHLLPLAGLESGIWYTADKALAGLFWLLMRLPDGWQSVDQRWQYITLLPWLIIIGWRFRAWKTVPAVCLAGSVLLAFPLWRTAKSDAWTLHMLDVGQGLAMVIERQGKAILYDTGLAWPGGDSAQRLIIPWLRWHHLRPEGVILSHEHLDHAGGLASLQKAWPEIWVRSPLRLAGHLPCFRGQKWRWQGLTFSVHWPPENYPAQGNNHSCVVKIDDGEQSVLLTGDIEAQAEQAMLSHYWKHLTSTLIQVPHHGSNTSSSLPLVQRVDGQIALDSAARYNAWRFPSVKVVRRYRKEGYIWHDTPHSGQISVTFSHHRWQIRLLRDQFLPRWYHQWFGAPVDNG
- a CDS encoding protein YcaR; translation: MDHRLLEIIACPVCNGKLYYSQDKQELICKLDSLAFPLRDGIPVLLENEARSLVAEESKP
- the rpsA gene encoding 30S ribosomal protein S1 — protein: MTESFAQLFEESLKEIETRPGSIVRGVVVAIDKDVVLVDAGLKSESAIPAEQFKNAQGELEIQVGDEVDVALDAVEDGFGETLLSREKAKRHEAWITLEKAYEEAETVVGVINGKVKGGFTVELNGIRAFLPGSLVDVRPVRDTLHLEGKELEFKVIKLDQKRNNVVVSRRAVIESENSAERDQLLENLQEGMEVKGIVKNLTDYGAFVDLGGVDGLLHITDMAWKRVKHPSEIVNVGDEITVKVLKFDRERTRVSLGLKQLGEDPWVAIAKRYPEGTKLTGRVTNLTDYGCFVEIEEGVEGLVHVSEMDWTNKNIHPSKVVNVGDVVEVMVLDIDEERRRISLGLKQCKNNPWQQFAETHNKGDRVEGKIKSITDFGIFIGLDGGIDGLVHLSDISWNVAGEEAVREYKKGDEIAAVVLQVDAERERISLGVKQLAEDPFNNWVALNKKGAIVNGKVTAVDAKGATVELADGVEGYLRASEASRDRVEDATLVLNVGDDVEAKFTGVDRKNRAISLSVRAKDEADEKDAIATVNKQEDANFSNNAMAEAFKAAKGE